Proteins encoded together in one Juglans regia cultivar Chandler chromosome 9, Walnut 2.0, whole genome shotgun sequence window:
- the LOC108993770 gene encoding uncharacterized protein At4g10930 isoform X1: protein MEVDLDTRGISEEDTFEVDDDIITNIDNSNFEGEGCGICMDVVIDRGVLDCCQHWFCFACIDNWATITNLCPLCQNEFQLITCVPVYDTIGSNKVDEDSFSRDDDWCIEEKNNMLSFPSYYIDENAVICLDGDGCKIRSGSVTIEGDSNLDTSIACDSCDIWYHAFCVGFDSEATSESTWLCPRCVPQESGVVLTQRPNNERGPEDANCESFVEDAFAGKVSISVADAGETAVVISMVGENQWTGEPNESFLSTVKVEQDLKTETVISSSDAISHKVETPSMEKTIIQPIFEAKELELSLSHDPSFSLTSNSLVISELKTSSAVKAMKEQSSFHGIENTSRKLTSESCIGNRQSEDESTIGLHLGLSVGAFLSVDDIKNDRIGDQVTEDVQQQIPSEKSLAKDANENAAMVGVKRKYIYCSEHESTSVDGNPKPKIVTEVSRKKIKAEGRIEQVPTEENGDASVLDNSKSFPTPMVVPKDERLKHHQDEDDIASDIMSIVQGRNHRLSKEIACPNPPDKSSIERENMAGLRVKKIMRRASEDKESSMAVQKLRREIREAVREKSAKDFGESLFDPKLLAAFRAAVAVPKTEPVKKLAPSAVKSKKSMLQKGKVRENLTKKIYGASNGRRKRAWDRDCEVEFWKHRCMRATKPEKIETLKSVLGLLRKSADNSDQGSESQATNPILSRLYLADTSVFPRKDNLKPLSALKAVGSSEQNKEQPTSADTCSKASLDSSTKCTESNKIVSKARVSSFGITESKNNAPTSKSDVASAPSKVTLSTRPAGSSISAPCDSKGSSTQKQQLVKSDGVKSDKRKWALEVLARKTAVASRNTSNELQEDNAVLRRNYPLLAQLPAEMRPVLAPSHHNKIPLSVRQTQLHRLTEYFLRKANLSVIRRTAETEFAVADAVNIEKEVADRSNSKIVYLNLCSQEMLHHSDNSKSSIATEALTSPSAEVPIKESDQATNQISTDPVILDALRSAGLVSDSPPNSPQSEKEVLNKDDPSIREEGPDDVFDMDSCPELDIYGDFEYELDDEDYIGSSTTKVSKLPPEESASKMKVVFSTLNSEKLNSGTDINDHGKPGNFEAPKDSTLPQKHSDAGISTTMEGETDNSCVPPEPFSSENGEELSIVECEELYGPDKEPLMKKFPEVASRKIYGQVDEVAENKDAVENENNMSNKVVNAENMFVATVGPNSSGGEHSPNQFQTGKNVEIMEKECSTETSKRPDSFNHVFKKVEAYIKEHIRPLCKSGVITTEQYRWAVTRTTDKVMRYHCKAKNANFLIKEGEKVKKLAEQYVEAAQQKEKSDSL, encoded by the exons ATGGAGGTGGATTTGGATACAAGAGGCATTTCAGAAGAAGATACCTTTGAAGTTGATGATGATATTATCACTAATATT GATAATTCCAATTTTGAAGGTGAAGGGTGTGGGATATGCATGGATGTTGTCATTGATAGGGGAGTTCTAGACTGCTGCCAGCACTG GTTTTGTTTTGCATGCATTGACAACTGGGCTACCATCACAAACCTTTGTCCGCTTTGCCAGAATGAATTTCAATTGATCACATGCGTCCCG GTATATGATACTATTGGTAGCAACAAAGTTGATGAGGACTCATTTTCCAG AGATGATGATTGGTGCATTGAAGAGAAGAATAATATGCTCTCTTTTCCGTCGTATTATATTGatgaaaat GCAGTTATTTGCTTGGATGGAGATGGCTGCAAAATTCGAAGTGGATCAGTGACTATTGAGGGAGATTCCAATCTTGATACATCAATTGCTTGTGATTCATGTGATATTTG GTATCATGCTTTTTGTGTCGGATTTGATTCTGAAGCCACATCTGAGAGTACCTGGTTATGCCCAAG ATGTGTGCCACAAGAATCAGGAGTGGTTTTGACTCAGAGACCTAACAATGAGCGTGGCCCAGAAGATGCTAATTGTGAAAGTTTTGTTGAGGATGCTTTTGCTGGAAAGGTGTCCATTTCTGTTGCTGATGCTGGAGAGACAGCTGTTGTGATCTCAATGGTTGGTGAAAATCAGTGGACTGGAGAACCAAATGAGAGCTTTCTGTCAACTGTCAAAGTCGAACAGGACTTGAAAACTGAAACAGTTATATCGTCTTCTGATGCCATTAGTCATAAGGTGGAAACGCCATCGATGGAGAAGACTATCATTCAACCAATCTTTGAGGCGAAGGAGCTGGAACTGTCCTTATCACACGATCCATCCTTCAGTTTGACTTCTAATTCCTTGGTGATTAGTGAGTTGAAGACAAGTTCTGCTGTCAAAGCAATGAAGGAACAAAGTAGCTTTCATGGCATTGAAAATACTTCAAGAAAGCTGACTAGTGAATCCTGTATTGGAAACAGGCAGTCTGAAGATGAATCGACTATAGGCCTTCATCTTGGATTATCTGTAGGCGCTTTTTTGTCTG TTGATGACATAAAGAATGATCGAATTGGAGATCAAGTCACTGAAGATGTCCAGCAGCAAATCCCTTCAGAAAAATCTTTGGCAAAAG ATGCTAATGAGAATGCTGCCATGGTTGGTGTAAAGAGAAAGTATATTTATTGCAG TGAGCACGAGTCTACTAGTGTTGATGGAAATCCCAAACCAAAGATTGTGACTGAAGTttctagaaagaaaattaaagctGAAGGGAGGATTGAGCAGGTGCCTACAGAGGAGAACGGCGATGCTTCTGTGCTGGATAATTCTAAGAGCTTCCCAACCCCAATGGTAGTTCCCAAAGATGAAAGGTTGAAACATCATCAAGATGAGGATGATATTGCTTCTGATATAATGAGCATAGTTCAAGGGAGAAACCATAGACTTTCCAAGGAGATTGCATGCCCAAATCCTCCTGATAAATCATCGATAGAGCGAGAAAACATGGCTGGCTTGCGAGTAAAAAAGATAATGAGGAGAGCTTCTGAAGACAAGGAGTCATCCATGGCGGTTCAAAAACTAAGGAGAGAAATAAGAGAAGCTGTTCGTGAAAAATCTGCGAAAGATTTTGGGGAAAGCCTTTTTGATCCAAAGCTTCTTGCTGCTTTTAGGGCTGCTGTAGCAGTACCTAAAACTGAACCTGTTAAGAAGTTGGCACCTTCAGCAGTAAAGTCCAAGAAGTCAATGCTACAGAAGGGAAAAGTGCGGGAAAATCTAACAAAGAAAATTTATGGAGCATCCAATGGAAGACGAAAACGTGCATGGGATAGGGACTGTGAAGTTGAGTTTTGGAAGCATCGCTGCATGAGAGCTACAAAGCCTGAAAAGATCGAGACTTTGAAGTCAGTTCTTGGCCTCCTAAGAAAGAGTGCGGATAACTCAGATCAGGGGTCTGAATCACAGGCCACAAATCCAATTCTTTCCAGGTTGTATTTAGCTGATACATCCGTATTCCCTAGAAAGGATAACCTCAAGCCTCTTTCAGCTCTTAAAGCTGTTGGTAGTTCAGAGCAGAATAAAGAACAGCCCACTTCTGCAGACACCTGTTCAAAGGCATCTCTTGATAGTAGTACTAAATGCACAGAATCAAACAAAATTGTGTCAAAGGCCAGGGTTTCTTCATTTGGAATTACAGAAAGTAAGAATAATGCCCCAACTTCAAAGAGCGATGTTGCTTCTGCTCCTAGTAAAGTAACTTTAAGCACACGCCCAGCAGGGTCATCCATTTCTGCACCATGTGATTCTAAAGGTAGTAGTACTCAGAAGCAGCAGCTTGTTAAATCTGATGGTGTAAAGAGTGACAAAAGAAAATGGGCCCTGGAGGTCCTTGCTAGGAAAACAGCTGTAGCAAGCAGGAACACCAGCAATGAATTACAGGAAGACAATGCAGTGCTTAGACGAAATTATCCCTTACTA GCTCAATTACCAGCCGAAATGAGACCAGTACTGGCACCTAGTCACCATAATAAAATCCCCTTATCCGTGAGGCAG aCACAACTTCACCGACTCACAGAGTACTTCTTGAGGAAGGCAAATTTGTCGGTTATTCGCAGAACTGCAGAAACAGAATTTGCAGTTGCAGATGCAGTTAATATTGAAAAGGAGGTTGCCGATAGGTCAAACAGCAAAATAGTATACCTGAATTTATGTTCCCAGGAGATGTTGCATCATTCAGATAACAGCAAGTCCAGTATAGCCACAGAAGCATTAACTTCGCCCTCAGCTGAGGTTCCCATCAAAGAATCGGACCAAGCTACCAATCAAATTTCAACTGATCCTGTAATCTTAGATGCACTGAGAAGTGCAGGCCTTGTGTCGGATTCTCCTCCAAACAGTCCACAATCAGAGAAGGAAGTCCTCAATAAAGATGACCCCTCAATAAGGGAGGAAGGGCCAGATGATGTATTTGATATGGATTCTTGTCCAGAACTGGATATTTATGGGGATTTTGAGTATGAATTGGATGATGAAGACTACATTGGTTCCAGTACAACAAAAGTCTCTAAGCTACCACCAGAAGAAAGTGCTTCAAAAATGAAAGTGGTTTTCTCTACTCTGAACTCTGAAAAGTTGAATAGTGGTACAGATATTAACGATCATGGAAAACCAGGGAATTTTGAAGCACCAAAGGACTCTACCCTGCCCCAGAAACATAGTGATGCGGGCATCAGCACTACCATGGAGGGCGAGACTGACAATTCTTGTGTTCCTCCAGAACCCTTTTCGAGTGAAAACGGTGAAGAACTTTCAATTGTAGAATGTGAAGAGTTATATGGCCCAGACAAAGAACCCCTCATGAAAAAATTTCCAGAAGTGGCATCAAGAAAGATATATGGACAGGTTGATGAAGTAGCCGAAAACAAAGATGCtgtagaaaatgaaaataacatgTCAAATAAGGTGGTAAATGCAGAGAACATGTTTGTTGCAACTGTTGGTCCCAACTCCTCTGGTGGGGAACATTCACCCAACCAATTTCAAACTGGGAAAAATGTCGAAATCATGGAGAAGGAATGTAGCACTGAGACTAGCAAGCGGCCTGATAGCTTCAATCATGTATTCAAGAAG GTGGAAGCCTACATCAAAGAACACATCAGGCCACTGTGCAAAAGTGGCGTGATAACGACTGAACAGTATAGGTGGGCAGTGACAAGAACTACAGATAAAGTTATGAGATACCACTGCAAAGCCAAGAATGCAAATTTTCTCATCAAGGAAGGAGAGAAGGTGAAGAAACTGGCAGAGCAGTATGTTGAGGCAGCTCAGCAGAAGGAAAAAAGTGATTCTTTGTAA
- the LOC108993770 gene encoding uncharacterized protein At4g10930 isoform X4 codes for MVLARMASPSLQAVICLDGDGCKIRSGSVTIEGDSNLDTSIACDSCDIWYHAFCVGFDSEATSESTWLCPRCVPQESGVVLTQRPNNERGPEDANCESFVEDAFAGKVSISVADAGETAVVISMVGENQWTGEPNESFLSTVKVEQDLKTETVISSSDAISHKVETPSMEKTIIQPIFEAKELELSLSHDPSFSLTSNSLVISELKTSSAVKAMKEQSSFHGIENTSRKLTSESCIGNRQSEDESTIGLHLGLSVGAFLSVDDIKNDRIGDQVTEDVQQQIPSEKSLAKDANENAAMVGVKRKYIYCSEHESTSVDGNPKPKIVTEVSRKKIKAEGRIEQVPTEENGDASVLDNSKSFPTPMVVPKDERLKHHQDEDDIASDIMSIVQGRNHRLSKEIACPNPPDKSSIERENMAGLRVKKIMRRASEDKESSMAVQKLRREIREAVREKSAKDFGESLFDPKLLAAFRAAVAVPKTEPVKKLAPSAVKSKKSMLQKGKVRENLTKKIYGASNGRRKRAWDRDCEVEFWKHRCMRATKPEKIETLKSVLGLLRKSADNSDQGSESQATNPILSRLYLADTSVFPRKDNLKPLSALKAVGSSEQNKEQPTSADTCSKASLDSSTKCTESNKIVSKARVSSFGITESKNNAPTSKSDVASAPSKVTLSTRPAGSSISAPCDSKGSSTQKQQLVKSDGVKSDKRKWALEVLARKTAVASRNTSNELQEDNAVLRRNYPLLAQLPAEMRPVLAPSHHNKIPLSVRQTQLHRLTEYFLRKANLSVIRRTAETEFAVADAVNIEKEVADRSNSKIVYLNLCSQEMLHHSDNSKSSIATEALTSPSAEVPIKESDQATNQISTDPVILDALRSAGLVSDSPPNSPQSEKEVLNKDDPSIREEGPDDVFDMDSCPELDIYGDFEYELDDEDYIGSSTTKVSKLPPEESASKMKVVFSTLNSEKLNSGTDINDHGKPGNFEAPKDSTLPQKHSDAGISTTMEGETDNSCVPPEPFSSENGEELSIVECEELYGPDKEPLMKKFPEVASRKIYGQVDEVAENKDAVENENNMSNKVVNAENMFVATVGPNSSGGEHSPNQFQTGKNVEIMEKECSTETSKRPDSFNHVFKKVEAYIKEHIRPLCKSGVITTEQYRWAVTRTTDKVMRYHCKAKNANFLIKEGEKVKKLAEQYVEAAQQKEKSDSL; via the exons ATGGTGTTAGCCCGTATGGCATCACCCTCGCTACAG GCAGTTATTTGCTTGGATGGAGATGGCTGCAAAATTCGAAGTGGATCAGTGACTATTGAGGGAGATTCCAATCTTGATACATCAATTGCTTGTGATTCATGTGATATTTG GTATCATGCTTTTTGTGTCGGATTTGATTCTGAAGCCACATCTGAGAGTACCTGGTTATGCCCAAG ATGTGTGCCACAAGAATCAGGAGTGGTTTTGACTCAGAGACCTAACAATGAGCGTGGCCCAGAAGATGCTAATTGTGAAAGTTTTGTTGAGGATGCTTTTGCTGGAAAGGTGTCCATTTCTGTTGCTGATGCTGGAGAGACAGCTGTTGTGATCTCAATGGTTGGTGAAAATCAGTGGACTGGAGAACCAAATGAGAGCTTTCTGTCAACTGTCAAAGTCGAACAGGACTTGAAAACTGAAACAGTTATATCGTCTTCTGATGCCATTAGTCATAAGGTGGAAACGCCATCGATGGAGAAGACTATCATTCAACCAATCTTTGAGGCGAAGGAGCTGGAACTGTCCTTATCACACGATCCATCCTTCAGTTTGACTTCTAATTCCTTGGTGATTAGTGAGTTGAAGACAAGTTCTGCTGTCAAAGCAATGAAGGAACAAAGTAGCTTTCATGGCATTGAAAATACTTCAAGAAAGCTGACTAGTGAATCCTGTATTGGAAACAGGCAGTCTGAAGATGAATCGACTATAGGCCTTCATCTTGGATTATCTGTAGGCGCTTTTTTGTCTG TTGATGACATAAAGAATGATCGAATTGGAGATCAAGTCACTGAAGATGTCCAGCAGCAAATCCCTTCAGAAAAATCTTTGGCAAAAG ATGCTAATGAGAATGCTGCCATGGTTGGTGTAAAGAGAAAGTATATTTATTGCAG TGAGCACGAGTCTACTAGTGTTGATGGAAATCCCAAACCAAAGATTGTGACTGAAGTttctagaaagaaaattaaagctGAAGGGAGGATTGAGCAGGTGCCTACAGAGGAGAACGGCGATGCTTCTGTGCTGGATAATTCTAAGAGCTTCCCAACCCCAATGGTAGTTCCCAAAGATGAAAGGTTGAAACATCATCAAGATGAGGATGATATTGCTTCTGATATAATGAGCATAGTTCAAGGGAGAAACCATAGACTTTCCAAGGAGATTGCATGCCCAAATCCTCCTGATAAATCATCGATAGAGCGAGAAAACATGGCTGGCTTGCGAGTAAAAAAGATAATGAGGAGAGCTTCTGAAGACAAGGAGTCATCCATGGCGGTTCAAAAACTAAGGAGAGAAATAAGAGAAGCTGTTCGTGAAAAATCTGCGAAAGATTTTGGGGAAAGCCTTTTTGATCCAAAGCTTCTTGCTGCTTTTAGGGCTGCTGTAGCAGTACCTAAAACTGAACCTGTTAAGAAGTTGGCACCTTCAGCAGTAAAGTCCAAGAAGTCAATGCTACAGAAGGGAAAAGTGCGGGAAAATCTAACAAAGAAAATTTATGGAGCATCCAATGGAAGACGAAAACGTGCATGGGATAGGGACTGTGAAGTTGAGTTTTGGAAGCATCGCTGCATGAGAGCTACAAAGCCTGAAAAGATCGAGACTTTGAAGTCAGTTCTTGGCCTCCTAAGAAAGAGTGCGGATAACTCAGATCAGGGGTCTGAATCACAGGCCACAAATCCAATTCTTTCCAGGTTGTATTTAGCTGATACATCCGTATTCCCTAGAAAGGATAACCTCAAGCCTCTTTCAGCTCTTAAAGCTGTTGGTAGTTCAGAGCAGAATAAAGAACAGCCCACTTCTGCAGACACCTGTTCAAAGGCATCTCTTGATAGTAGTACTAAATGCACAGAATCAAACAAAATTGTGTCAAAGGCCAGGGTTTCTTCATTTGGAATTACAGAAAGTAAGAATAATGCCCCAACTTCAAAGAGCGATGTTGCTTCTGCTCCTAGTAAAGTAACTTTAAGCACACGCCCAGCAGGGTCATCCATTTCTGCACCATGTGATTCTAAAGGTAGTAGTACTCAGAAGCAGCAGCTTGTTAAATCTGATGGTGTAAAGAGTGACAAAAGAAAATGGGCCCTGGAGGTCCTTGCTAGGAAAACAGCTGTAGCAAGCAGGAACACCAGCAATGAATTACAGGAAGACAATGCAGTGCTTAGACGAAATTATCCCTTACTA GCTCAATTACCAGCCGAAATGAGACCAGTACTGGCACCTAGTCACCATAATAAAATCCCCTTATCCGTGAGGCAG aCACAACTTCACCGACTCACAGAGTACTTCTTGAGGAAGGCAAATTTGTCGGTTATTCGCAGAACTGCAGAAACAGAATTTGCAGTTGCAGATGCAGTTAATATTGAAAAGGAGGTTGCCGATAGGTCAAACAGCAAAATAGTATACCTGAATTTATGTTCCCAGGAGATGTTGCATCATTCAGATAACAGCAAGTCCAGTATAGCCACAGAAGCATTAACTTCGCCCTCAGCTGAGGTTCCCATCAAAGAATCGGACCAAGCTACCAATCAAATTTCAACTGATCCTGTAATCTTAGATGCACTGAGAAGTGCAGGCCTTGTGTCGGATTCTCCTCCAAACAGTCCACAATCAGAGAAGGAAGTCCTCAATAAAGATGACCCCTCAATAAGGGAGGAAGGGCCAGATGATGTATTTGATATGGATTCTTGTCCAGAACTGGATATTTATGGGGATTTTGAGTATGAATTGGATGATGAAGACTACATTGGTTCCAGTACAACAAAAGTCTCTAAGCTACCACCAGAAGAAAGTGCTTCAAAAATGAAAGTGGTTTTCTCTACTCTGAACTCTGAAAAGTTGAATAGTGGTACAGATATTAACGATCATGGAAAACCAGGGAATTTTGAAGCACCAAAGGACTCTACCCTGCCCCAGAAACATAGTGATGCGGGCATCAGCACTACCATGGAGGGCGAGACTGACAATTCTTGTGTTCCTCCAGAACCCTTTTCGAGTGAAAACGGTGAAGAACTTTCAATTGTAGAATGTGAAGAGTTATATGGCCCAGACAAAGAACCCCTCATGAAAAAATTTCCAGAAGTGGCATCAAGAAAGATATATGGACAGGTTGATGAAGTAGCCGAAAACAAAGATGCtgtagaaaatgaaaataacatgTCAAATAAGGTGGTAAATGCAGAGAACATGTTTGTTGCAACTGTTGGTCCCAACTCCTCTGGTGGGGAACATTCACCCAACCAATTTCAAACTGGGAAAAATGTCGAAATCATGGAGAAGGAATGTAGCACTGAGACTAGCAAGCGGCCTGATAGCTTCAATCATGTATTCAAGAAG GTGGAAGCCTACATCAAAGAACACATCAGGCCACTGTGCAAAAGTGGCGTGATAACGACTGAACAGTATAGGTGGGCAGTGACAAGAACTACAGATAAAGTTATGAGATACCACTGCAAAGCCAAGAATGCAAATTTTCTCATCAAGGAAGGAGAGAAGGTGAAGAAACTGGCAGAGCAGTATGTTGAGGCAGCTCAGCAGAAGGAAAAAAGTGATTCTTTGTAA